Part of the Salmo salar chromosome ssa10, Ssal_v3.1, whole genome shotgun sequence genome is shown below.
caTTTGATGCTTCTATCAGGTCTGTCATGCCATTTTTACCTAACATGTACTTCACTTGCATAAGAAGGTTGAATGGAAAACTGGATCTACATGTCAATATTTGGAAGTCAACCATGGCACATTAATGACATAATATTTATCATATACTTTAAGTGCAAGTAAAGAAAAATCTCACCACCAACTCATTTGACTCCTCACAGTCAAAGGGCTTGATATTCTTTAAGGAGACCTTGACACTAAAGAAgggtaaaataaaatgttttattcatcCTTCAAAGTCGTGTCACTAAATAAATATGTGACTTACATTGGCGCCACAAGAGGGCAGAACTATGCGAATGATTCATGTTTCCTTCCTGCCTTCTTTCGTAAAGAGCAAATTCCTTCAGGTTACAGCCATAAACATACATATTTGTCTTGTTTTCATAGAGATCATTGGTTACAGCTAATAACAGCACACGAAAACAGCTTCCCTGCATAAATGATGTCTGGAAACATCTACACTTTCATATCTACAATCATTATTAGTATTACTGAAGATGCTCACCCCTTCCTCTTCTGTGTGAAAAGAAATGTGTCGATGAACACGACGCTGGCTTTCTTCTCTTTGCGGGAAACATACATGACCTGACGATGAAATGAGAAGCAAACATGTCATACATGCAAGTGTAAGTCCAGTCCCATTCCAAATCACTAATGATAGAAGAAAGCATACTAGGAATGAGTAGGAGTCAAAATCAATTGGACTAATGAAAATTACCATAGCAGGCCAGAAGGGACAACGTTGATATTTACACCAGACACAAGCTCCCTTTGTGATGGATAGggtttctgggggggggggtcacaaaAAGAAAATCATCCAATCTTTCATAACACAGTAAAGACATGCAGTTTAGAGAGCAGTTTAAAACTAGCTTACTCTTTGGCGAAGTGAAACTGGGTAGgtcatcatcctcctcatcctccagactactgtcctcctgttcgtCGAAGGACACTTGGAGCGGTTGCAGTGGGGATGAAGAAGGTGGAGTAAGGCTCAAATCACTTGATACATCGGCCACACCTATGCAGTGacacaaatttcacacataccaACTTTTTACAATCTACAATCTTCAAATGGAACATTCAAGTGTTCCTGCTTACATTGAatggcatacagtgcattcgtaaattatacagaccccttgactttttccacattttgttacgttacaggcttattctaaaattgatcaaatacatttttttccctcattaatttacacacaataccccataatgacaaagtgaaaacaggtttttagaaattgtagcaaatttatttaattttttaaaattacttatttacataagtattcagaacctttgctatgactcgaaattgagctcaggtgcatcctgtttccattgaccatccttgagatgtttctacaacgtgattgagtccccctgtggtaaatGTTATTGATTGAACAGGatttggcacacacctgtctatatatatatatatatatatatatatataaggtcccacagtttacagtgcatgtcagagcaaaaaccaagccatgaggtcgaaggaattgtccgtagagctgagacaggattgtgtcgaggcgcagatctgggaaagggtaccaaaaaaattattgcagcattgaaggtccccaagaacacagtggcctcatcattcttaaatggaagaagtttggaatcacagTTTGTTaaagggcacctaaaggactctcagactatgagaaagaagattctctggtctgatgaaaccaagattgaactctttggcctgaatgccaagcatcacatctggaggaaaactggcaccatccctacggtgaagcatggtggtggaagcatcatgctgtggggatgtattttcagcggcagtgactgggagactagtcaggctcaAAGGAAAGAtggatggagcaaagtacagagatccttgatgaaaacctgctccagagcactcaggacttcagactgggacgaagggtcaccttccaacaagacaacgaccctaagcacacagccaagacaatgcaggagtggcttcgggacaagtctcaatgtgagtagcccagccagagcccagacttgaacctgatcaaacatctctggagagaccttaaaatagcctcaaaccgacgctccccatccaacccgacagagcttgagaagatctgcagcgaagaatgagagaaagtccccaaatacaggtgtcccaAGCTTCTGGCGTCATacaaagtactgggtaaagggtctgaataattatgtaaatgtgatctgtttaatttgtaaaaatgtctaaacctgtttttgctttggcattatgggatattgtgtgtagattgatgaggggaaaacactatttaatacattttagaataaggctgtaacgtaacaaaatatgccgaatacaacaggtgtagagaccttaacgtgaaatgcttacttacaagcccttaaccaacaatgcacttCAAGAAATAGTTAAGAGAATTTTTACTGAATAAACTAAATTAACAATAAAATaactaacgaggctatatacaggggggtaccgttaccgagtaagagacggtagcaccaacattatgaacaaaataagttacaaaccatgcaaaaaaaacacaaaataccacaggtggttaggagcccgtaaaacggcagctatCCCCTCCAGCgccaaaagtcaaggggtctgaataccttccgaatgcactgtatgcacttAGAATCTATTTGGCTTACTGTGAACAGTGATATTCTCTTGAGCTGCACCCGGACTTGTTTTCTGAGAGGCACAATCGTTGTTTTCCTCAGACTGAGGGTTCTGTGGGGACATAAACAACATCATGACATGGTTGTTATGATGGCATTATAAACTCAACTGGCGTCAAAAGTAGTGGAGAGCAATGTTAAAGCATTGAATCAGTTGCAGTGGTGACTGACTAGTTCTCGTGAATTAAGCGCAGAAGTACCTGTGTCTCAGCGTGCCTATACATAAGTCTGAACTTGGCTGCCCTTTGCTTCGGTGTCTCACAGCCATAGGCAACCCATAACTTGGGACTGGAATGGCCTGATGTGTTCTCTGGTGATGTATTGGCTTACTTTGGTGGACTGGTATCCTCATTCTCACTCAAATTCCTAGAATTCCACAAGCTGGACCACTGGGCTTGCTGGGTCCACCGTCTCTGACTATTGCAACACTTCCTTCTAATCTTACGGCCTTGTGAGGACCTCGTTTGAGCACACTTCAGTATCTACTACTGTCTCTCTAAGTTTTGTGCTTTCCTGGTCTGCTTCTGTATCACTTGGCCTCACATTTGCTCGGATGACGCGTCTTGCTCTTGTTTCTTGCTCTTCAGGCGCCGATGGCAACTGTTGGTCTCTTCCCTTTTCGGATGTTCTGGGGTCTCCTAACACCAGAGTGCTGCTCGTCTCTCCAGAGGGGAACATATCCAATGCCAAGCGCAGTGCTCTCCGGTATTTCAATTCTCTTATTGGGTCACTCCTTTTGGAAGCATGATCACCTGCGCGAGGATGAAAGATATTATTGTTGTTCAGTCTTCACAAGGTTGGGATAAGAGTGATGTGGGAGATTTAAGTGACATTGTATGCAAGCACCCTTGATCATATTGTAACCAACGATCACATAATAGCAAACAAGGCATTGTAGTAGACATGTATAATCTCATTTGAACATGTAGGCCTACTGTCTATGTTAGCATCTTTACTCTTATCTGATCCCATGATGTCCAAAATATCTGCCCTTTACACTAGATTATCAATCATGCCAAATAACTAGGCTACGTGACAAATTAAATCATTTCACTATAACTGGTCAGGTCTTTATTGTTTTGCAAAATCAAGAGCTCTGCTTTTGCATTAGTATCACCAAATATGGCAGTAAGGTGAGTAACATATCGAGTATGCAAATGAAGATTCCACTCAACTGTACAACACTTTGTCCTACAAGTACTCACTAACTCAAGGGCCTACTTATGGGAAGTCACTCCCTAATCTGAAATGGTATCGGAATTAAATTATGTAAATGTTTTGACAACTGCTGAAAGTGAGCCAGGTTTATAATTACAAAATGTTTATCATCTCAACGGGACAAATTGAAGTGGAACCGAATGTTGACTAGAGAAACACCAACACACAAAGGCCTAGGCAGCTACAAGGAAAGAATCCCTGCTTCAGGTGGCTTGTAGGTGATATGGGAGAGGAAGTTGGACAGTATAAAGGTGTCAAACTGCATATCTGAAAAGGAAATGAGGCTCATTGTACATGAACGGAGCCACTTCCAATGCCTCTAGTCATGTGACATAAGATAACTTGTGGTTAGGAGGAAGAATTGACTGGCACTGGTTAATAAATGAAGGTACTGTATGTTGACAGAGAAGTGTTGTGGGACTTACTCAGATGTCCAGAGATGCTCTCGATGCATTCTTGGGTCAGGGCTTGCGTTTCCTTCTGCTGCACCCACACTCTGCAAAACAAAATACACACTCCTCCAATAGTTATTGATGAATGTATCCATGTCAGAGCGAGACAAGACTACTGAATTTGTCAATAACAAGAGGGGGCCTACCTGTGACCTTCTCCCAACATTTCCACTTCCATATCCTTCTTCCTCTTGGAATTACACACCCTTCTCAAAACCTTGTACAAGTGAAACAATAGCTGTATGTGAAACGGATGCTAAATACTGCACCCCTCCCCTCCAAAATACTGTACTAGAGGGAGCTTTTGAGAACATGTGTACTGATTCCACGTGTTTACAATTCCATCTGATACTGACAGGGATGTGTGGTCATTTGTGTATGTGCACGTATCCAAAGGATGTTAGCCTAGCAATGTCTTTGCCTTACCTTAGCTGGCC
Proteins encoded:
- the LOC106613618 gene encoding PWWP domain-containing DNA repair factor 3B isoform X3, encoding MEVEMLGEGHRVWVQQKETQALTQECIESISGHLSDHASKRSDPIRELKYRRALRLALDMFPSGETSSTLVLGDPRTSEKGRDQQLPSAPEEQETRARRVIRANNPQSEENNDCASQKTSPGAAQENITVHSVADVSSDLSLTPPSSSPLQPLQVSFDEQEDSSLEDEEDDDLPSFTSPKKTLSITKGACVWCKYQRCPFWPAMVMYVSRKEKKASVVFIDTFLFTQKRKGVKVSLKNIKPFDCEESNELVDKAKEKYGTAIHYCLKLIGDYRIRLGCGSFSGSLVEYVADDISIPMRKLYLLGPSDSYLASPSQDLEDQRSYQGTPEDHATTEGSDQEPQVSKRLLPDRAKAARDRANDKLLQFIVDKRGVERHLQAIISGQVVSKWLKAFRKASGQAVDPYFETDQQVEQVFTYLRSIMEEALPSLPELDQIRFILEVLLPEAVIHGISEVDDISLVKAEEKYSQGPGISNREREEFDLMIVQQMKKRQSRKDKE
- the LOC106613618 gene encoding PWWP domain-containing DNA repair factor 3A isoform X1, which produces MEASEYLLCKWKGHHWPAKVLRRVCNSKRKKDMEVEMLGEGHRVWVQQKETQALTQECIESISGHLSDHASKRSDPIRELKYRRALRLALDMFPSGETSSTLVLGDPRTSEKGRDQQLPSAPEEQETRARRVIRANNPQSEENNDCASQKTSPGAAQENITVHSVADVSSDLSLTPPSSSPLQPLQVSFDEQEDSSLEDEEDDDLPSFTSPKKTLSITKGACVWCKYQRCPFWPAMVMYVSRKEKKASVVFIDTFLFTQKRKGVKVSLKNIKPFDCEESNELVDKAKEKYGTAIHYCLKLIGDYRIRLGCGSFSGSLVEYVADDISIPMRKLYLLGPSDSYLASPSQDLEDQRSYQGTPEDHATTEGSDQEPQVSKRLLPDRAKAARDRANDKLLQFIVDKRGVERHLQAIISGQVVSKWLKAFRKASGQAVDPYFETDQQVEQVFTYLRSIMEEALPSLPELDQIRFILEVLLPEAVIHGISEVDDISLVKAEEKYSQGPGISNREREEFDLMIVQQMKKRQSRKDKE
- the LOC106613618 gene encoding PWWP domain-containing DNA repair factor 3B isoform X2; its protein translation is MEASEYLLCKWKGHHWPAKVLRRVCNSKRKKDMEVEMLGEGHRVWVQQKETQALTQECIESISGHLSDHASKRSDPIRELKYRRALRLALDMFPSGETSSTLVLGDPRTSEKGRDQQLPSAPEEQETRARRVIRANNPQSEENNDCASQKTSPGAAQENITVHSVADVSSDLSLTPPSSSPLQPLQVSFDEQEDSSLEDEEDDDLPSFTSPKKTLSITKGACVWCKYQRCPFWPAMVMYVSRKEKKASVVFIDTFLFTQKRKGVKVSLKNIKPFDCEESNELVDKAKEKYGTAIHYCLKLIGDYRIRLGCGSFSGSLVEYVADDISIPMRKLYLLGPSDSYLASPSQDLEDQRSYQGTPEDHATTEGSDQEPQVSKRLLPDRAKAARDRANDKLLQFIVDKRGVERHLQAIISGQVVSKWLKAFRKASGQAVDPYFETDQQVEQVFTYLRSIMEEALPSLPELDQIRFILEVLLPEFDIFRLSFMESRRSMTYPWLRPKRNTHKGLASVIESERSLTL